A portion of the Bacillota bacterium genome contains these proteins:
- a CDS encoding N-acetyltransferase, translating to MSDYFVHESAYVDEGARIGKGTKIWHFCHIMSGAEIGERCSLGQNVFVARNVKIGNNVKIQNNVSVYEGVVLEDDVFCGPSMVFTNVKTPRSAYPRNTSSDYATTLVKRGASIGANATIVCGVTIGEWAFVAAGAVVTKDVPPHALVAGVPARIIGWACECGVPLKFEGDAAACRECGRRYRKQDGQTGIREAGSGVE from the coding sequence ATGAGCGACTACTTTGTCCATGAATCAGCCTATGTGGACGAGGGAGCCAGGATCGGCAAAGGCACGAAAATCTGGCACTTTTGCCACATCATGTCCGGGGCTGAGATAGGCGAGAGATGCAGCCTGGGGCAGAACGTGTTTGTAGCCAGAAACGTCAAGATCGGGAATAATGTCAAGATCCAGAACAACGTTTCTGTATATGAAGGAGTTGTCCTGGAGGACGACGTTTTCTGCGGCCCGAGCATGGTCTTTACCAACGTTAAGACGCCGCGCTCAGCTTACCCGCGGAATACCAGCAGTGATTACGCTACGACACTGGTGAAGCGGGGGGCATCCATCGGGGCCAACGCAACTATCGTCTGCGGGGTGACCATCGGTGAGTGGGCTTTTGTCGCGGCGGGCGCGGTTGTGACAAAGGATGTGCCGCCGCATGCCCTGGTGGCCGGCGTGCCGGCCCGGATCATCGGCTGGGCCTGCGAGTGCGGCGTGCCATTGAAATTCGAAGGGGACGCTGCTGCCTGCCGTGAATGTGGCAGGCGATATAGAAAGCAAGATGGGCAGACGGGCATCCGTGAAGCAGGGTCCGGCGTCGAATAG
- a CDS encoding Gfo/Idh/MocA family oxidoreductase, with protein MNSDIKVAVIGSGNWGKNLVRNFRALGALGAIVETDAGLRAKLADEYSGIPLYDDYRDVWATDIPAVVIATPAATHYAIAREALLAGKDVFVEKPMTLSAAEAEDLVRIAQQEKRILMVGHLLLYEPAVGFIKEYLEAGKLGTLYSLHQERLNLGRVRTIENVLWSLAVHDIAVFLYLVEEKPTQVTASGHCILQPGIEDDVYLHLEFPEGMHAHLHTSWLWPEKTRRLVLVGSEGMMVYDELSHSVTLHHKGIHLDLSNHDDGSEIMFQGDGEPLAIECQHFLDCVAARKAPLSDGHSGVEVVRVMELATQSLKEQQL; from the coding sequence ATGAATTCGGATATCAAGGTTGCAGTGATCGGCTCAGGTAACTGGGGAAAGAATCTGGTCAGAAACTTCCGCGCCCTGGGGGCGCTGGGCGCTATAGTCGAAACCGATGCCGGGCTTCGCGCAAAGCTGGCTGATGAATATTCAGGGATCCCGCTCTACGATGACTACCGCGACGTCTGGGCGACCGATATCCCAGCGGTCGTTATAGCGACCCCTGCCGCTACGCACTACGCGATCGCAAGAGAGGCGCTCTTGGCTGGCAAGGATGTATTTGTTGAAAAACCCATGACTTTGTCAGCTGCCGAGGCGGAGGATCTGGTGCGAATTGCACAGCAGGAGAAGCGAATCCTGATGGTGGGGCACCTCTTGCTCTATGAGCCTGCTGTCGGTTTCATCAAGGAATACCTGGAGGCCGGAAAGCTCGGCACTCTCTACAGCCTTCATCAGGAACGCTTAAATCTGGGACGGGTCCGGACAATAGAGAATGTCCTGTGGAGTCTCGCCGTTCACGATATAGCTGTATTCCTTTACCTTGTGGAGGAAAAGCCGACCCAAGTAACTGCATCCGGCCATTGCATCCTGCAGCCAGGGATCGAAGACGATGTCTACCTGCATCTTGAGTTTCCCGAGGGTATGCACGCACACCTTCACACTTCCTGGCTATGGCCGGAGAAGACCAGGCGTCTAGTGTTGGTAGGTTCAGAAGGCATGATGGTCTATGATGAACTGAGCCATAGCGTTACGTTACACCATAAGGGGATCCATCTCGATTTAAGTAACCATGATGATGGCAGTGAGATCATGTTCCAGGGAGACGGGGAACCCCTTGCCATCGAATGCCAGCATTTCCTGGACTGCGTTGCCGCGCGGAAAGCTCCATTATCTGATGGTCATAGCGGCGTCGAGGTGGTTCGAGTGATGGAACTCGCCACACAGTCTCTAAAGGAGCAACAGTTATGA